A genomic segment from Leucoraja erinacea ecotype New England chromosome 39, Leri_hhj_1, whole genome shotgun sequence encodes:
- the angptl6 gene encoding angiopoietin-related protein 6 isoform X2 has translation MLKLTISLFLLIRLAGAEKATSETDAGKLAQTEESNSRNARSPQSSPPTRCTYTFIVPQQRLTGAICLSTKVPVSGYDGVNKSELLAVREEMHEQQQQIEDLRQMVEVDGRVIDEVKSLRKESRNMNSRVAQLYAQLLHEIIQKKDESLEIFQLENKVLNVTTEVLRLSIRYKDLERKYTALTTLMSNQSRTIAQLEQQCSQIVPKHNQQNQQQEAEQIALVAITGNSLNGSSNKSKAPGSGNEILRDQIYRMTQDRLKRMEQSPPTTVPLVTTTKSSGPWKDCLQVLEDGHRSNGIYLIKPKNVNQLMQVWCEQQKEAGGWTVIQRRQDGSVNFFRTWENYKQGFGNIDGEYWLGLENIYWLTNQDDYKLLVVMDDWQGRRVFAEYDNFYLESEKDFYRLRLGHYRGNAGDSLSWHNNKQFTTLDRDRDQYTGNCAHYQKGGWWYYTCAHSNLNGVWYKGGHYRSKYQDGVYWAEFRGGAYSLKSVVMMMRPS, from the exons ATGCTGAAACTCACCATCAGCCTCTTCTTGCTGATCAGATTGGCAGGGGCTGAAAAGGCCACCTCAGAAACGGATGCAGGCAAGCTTGCACAGACTGAGGAGTCCAACAGTCGCAATGCTCGGTCCCCGCAGAGTTCGCCACCCACCAGGTGTACCTACACCTTCATTGTCCCCCAGCAACGGCTGACTGGTGCCATCTGCCTGAGCACCAAGGTACCTGTGAGCGGGTATGACGGCGTGAATAAGAGCGAGCTGCTGGCCGTGAGGGAGGAGATGcacgagcagcagcagcagattgaAGACCTCAGGCAGATGGTGGAAGTGGACGGGCGAGTGATCGACGAAGTCAAGTCTCTCCGCAAAGAGAGCCGCAACATGAACTCCAGAGTAGCGCAGCTCTATGCCCAGCTGTTGCACGAGATCATCCAGAAGAAAGACGAGTCGCTGGAGATCTTCCAGCTGGAGAACAAGGTACTTAACGTCACGACCGAAGTGTTGAGGTTGTCGATAAGGTACAAGGACTTGGAGCGCAAGTACACAGCCCTCACCACCCTCATGAGCAACCAGAGCCGCACGATTGCTCAGCTGGAACAACAGTGCAGCCAAATAGTCCCAAAGCACAATCAACAGAATCAACAG CAGGAGGCAGAACAGATAGCCCTCGTTGCTATCACTGGGAACAGTCTGAATGGCAGCTCCAACAAGAGCAAAGCTCCGGGCTCTGGCAATGAAATATTGAGAGATCAGATATACAGAATGACACAGGACAGACTCAAGAGAATGGAACAGTCTCCTCCCACTACAGTTCCACTTGTGACCACTACTAAATCATCAG GTCCCTGGAAAGACTGTCTCCAGGTTTTAGAAGACGGCCACAGATCCAATGGAATTTATCTAATCAAACCCAAAAATGTCAACCAACTGATGCAGGTGTGGTGTGAACAGCAGAAGGAAGCTGGTGGTTGGACAGTCATCCAGAGGCGCCAAGACGGGTCGGTCAATTTTTTTAGGACTTGGGAGAATTATAAG CAAGGCTTTGGGAACATAGATGGCGAGTACTGGCTCGGCTTGGAGAACATCTACTGGCTGACAAATCAGGATGACTACAAACTCCTCGTCGTCATGGACGATTGGCAAGGGAGGAGAGTGTTTGCCGAGTATGATAACTTCTACCTGGAGTCAGAGAAAGATTTCTACAGGTTGCGACTAGGCCACTATCGTGGGAATGCTGGAGACTCCTTATCATGGCACAACAACAAGCAATTCACCACACTGGACAGAGACCGAGACCAATACACAG GTAACTGCGCCCATTACCAGAAAGGAGGTTGGTGGTACTACACCTGTGCTCATTCAAACCTGAATGGAGTGTGGTACAAAGGAGGGCACTATCGTAGCAAGTACCAAGATGGAGTTTACTGGGCTGAATTCCGTGGAGGAGCCTACTCTTTAAAGAGTGTAGTGATGATGATGCGTCCAAGCTAG
- the angptl6 gene encoding angiopoietin-related protein 6 isoform X1, with protein MLKLTISLFLLIRLAGAEKATSETDAGKLAQTEESNSRNARSPQSSPPTRCTYTFIVPQQRLTGAICLSTKVPVSGYDGVNKSELLAVREEMHEQQQQIEDLRQMVEVDGRVIDEVKSLRKESRNMNSRVAQLYAQLLHEIIQKKDESLEIFQLENKVLNVTTEVLRLSIRYKDLERKYTALTTLMSNQSRTIAQLEQQCSQIVPKHNQQNQQQEAEQIALVAITGNSLNGSSNKSKAPGSGNEILRDQIYRMTQDRLKRMEQSPPTTVPLVTTTKSSAGPWKDCLQVLEDGHRSNGIYLIKPKNVNQLMQVWCEQQKEAGGWTVIQRRQDGSVNFFRTWENYKQGFGNIDGEYWLGLENIYWLTNQDDYKLLVVMDDWQGRRVFAEYDNFYLESEKDFYRLRLGHYRGNAGDSLSWHNNKQFTTLDRDRDQYTGNCAHYQKGGWWYYTCAHSNLNGVWYKGGHYRSKYQDGVYWAEFRGGAYSLKSVVMMMRPS; from the exons ATGCTGAAACTCACCATCAGCCTCTTCTTGCTGATCAGATTGGCAGGGGCTGAAAAGGCCACCTCAGAAACGGATGCAGGCAAGCTTGCACAGACTGAGGAGTCCAACAGTCGCAATGCTCGGTCCCCGCAGAGTTCGCCACCCACCAGGTGTACCTACACCTTCATTGTCCCCCAGCAACGGCTGACTGGTGCCATCTGCCTGAGCACCAAGGTACCTGTGAGCGGGTATGACGGCGTGAATAAGAGCGAGCTGCTGGCCGTGAGGGAGGAGATGcacgagcagcagcagcagattgaAGACCTCAGGCAGATGGTGGAAGTGGACGGGCGAGTGATCGACGAAGTCAAGTCTCTCCGCAAAGAGAGCCGCAACATGAACTCCAGAGTAGCGCAGCTCTATGCCCAGCTGTTGCACGAGATCATCCAGAAGAAAGACGAGTCGCTGGAGATCTTCCAGCTGGAGAACAAGGTACTTAACGTCACGACCGAAGTGTTGAGGTTGTCGATAAGGTACAAGGACTTGGAGCGCAAGTACACAGCCCTCACCACCCTCATGAGCAACCAGAGCCGCACGATTGCTCAGCTGGAACAACAGTGCAGCCAAATAGTCCCAAAGCACAATCAACAGAATCAACAG CAGGAGGCAGAACAGATAGCCCTCGTTGCTATCACTGGGAACAGTCTGAATGGCAGCTCCAACAAGAGCAAAGCTCCGGGCTCTGGCAATGAAATATTGAGAGATCAGATATACAGAATGACACAGGACAGACTCAAGAGAATGGAACAGTCTCCTCCCACTACAGTTCCACTTGTGACCACTACTAAATCATCAG CAGGTCCCTGGAAAGACTGTCTCCAGGTTTTAGAAGACGGCCACAGATCCAATGGAATTTATCTAATCAAACCCAAAAATGTCAACCAACTGATGCAGGTGTGGTGTGAACAGCAGAAGGAAGCTGGTGGTTGGACAGTCATCCAGAGGCGCCAAGACGGGTCGGTCAATTTTTTTAGGACTTGGGAGAATTATAAG CAAGGCTTTGGGAACATAGATGGCGAGTACTGGCTCGGCTTGGAGAACATCTACTGGCTGACAAATCAGGATGACTACAAACTCCTCGTCGTCATGGACGATTGGCAAGGGAGGAGAGTGTTTGCCGAGTATGATAACTTCTACCTGGAGTCAGAGAAAGATTTCTACAGGTTGCGACTAGGCCACTATCGTGGGAATGCTGGAGACTCCTTATCATGGCACAACAACAAGCAATTCACCACACTGGACAGAGACCGAGACCAATACACAG GTAACTGCGCCCATTACCAGAAAGGAGGTTGGTGGTACTACACCTGTGCTCATTCAAACCTGAATGGAGTGTGGTACAAAGGAGGGCACTATCGTAGCAAGTACCAAGATGGAGTTTACTGGGCTGAATTCCGTGGAGGAGCCTACTCTTTAAAGAGTGTAGTGATGATGATGCGTCCAAGCTAG
- the angptl6 gene encoding angiopoietin-related protein 6 isoform X3 translates to MLKLTISLFLLIRLAGAEKATSETDAGKLAQTEESNSRNARSPQSSPPTRCTYTFIVPQQRLTGAICLSTKVPVSGYDGVNKSELLAVREEMHEQQQQIEDLRQMVEVDGRVIDEVKSLRKESRNMNSRVAQLYAQLLHEIIQKKDESLEIFQLENKVLNVTTEVLRLSIRYKDLERKYTALTTLMSNQSRTIAQLEQQCSQIVPKHNQQNQQEAEQIALVAITGNSLNGSSNKSKAPGSGNEILRDQIYRMTQDRLKRMEQSPPTTVPLVTTTKSSAGPWKDCLQVLEDGHRSNGIYLIKPKNVNQLMQVWCEQQKEAGGWTVIQRRQDGSVNFFRTWENYKQGFGNIDGEYWLGLENIYWLTNQDDYKLLVVMDDWQGRRVFAEYDNFYLESEKDFYRLRLGHYRGNAGDSLSWHNNKQFTTLDRDRDQYTGNCAHYQKGGWWYYTCAHSNLNGVWYKGGHYRSKYQDGVYWAEFRGGAYSLKSVVMMMRPS, encoded by the exons ATGCTGAAACTCACCATCAGCCTCTTCTTGCTGATCAGATTGGCAGGGGCTGAAAAGGCCACCTCAGAAACGGATGCAGGCAAGCTTGCACAGACTGAGGAGTCCAACAGTCGCAATGCTCGGTCCCCGCAGAGTTCGCCACCCACCAGGTGTACCTACACCTTCATTGTCCCCCAGCAACGGCTGACTGGTGCCATCTGCCTGAGCACCAAGGTACCTGTGAGCGGGTATGACGGCGTGAATAAGAGCGAGCTGCTGGCCGTGAGGGAGGAGATGcacgagcagcagcagcagattgaAGACCTCAGGCAGATGGTGGAAGTGGACGGGCGAGTGATCGACGAAGTCAAGTCTCTCCGCAAAGAGAGCCGCAACATGAACTCCAGAGTAGCGCAGCTCTATGCCCAGCTGTTGCACGAGATCATCCAGAAGAAAGACGAGTCGCTGGAGATCTTCCAGCTGGAGAACAAGGTACTTAACGTCACGACCGAAGTGTTGAGGTTGTCGATAAGGTACAAGGACTTGGAGCGCAAGTACACAGCCCTCACCACCCTCATGAGCAACCAGAGCCGCACGATTGCTCAGCTGGAACAACAGTGCAGCCAAATAGTCCCAAAGCACAATCAACAGAATCAACAG GAGGCAGAACAGATAGCCCTCGTTGCTATCACTGGGAACAGTCTGAATGGCAGCTCCAACAAGAGCAAAGCTCCGGGCTCTGGCAATGAAATATTGAGAGATCAGATATACAGAATGACACAGGACAGACTCAAGAGAATGGAACAGTCTCCTCCCACTACAGTTCCACTTGTGACCACTACTAAATCATCAG CAGGTCCCTGGAAAGACTGTCTCCAGGTTTTAGAAGACGGCCACAGATCCAATGGAATTTATCTAATCAAACCCAAAAATGTCAACCAACTGATGCAGGTGTGGTGTGAACAGCAGAAGGAAGCTGGTGGTTGGACAGTCATCCAGAGGCGCCAAGACGGGTCGGTCAATTTTTTTAGGACTTGGGAGAATTATAAG CAAGGCTTTGGGAACATAGATGGCGAGTACTGGCTCGGCTTGGAGAACATCTACTGGCTGACAAATCAGGATGACTACAAACTCCTCGTCGTCATGGACGATTGGCAAGGGAGGAGAGTGTTTGCCGAGTATGATAACTTCTACCTGGAGTCAGAGAAAGATTTCTACAGGTTGCGACTAGGCCACTATCGTGGGAATGCTGGAGACTCCTTATCATGGCACAACAACAAGCAATTCACCACACTGGACAGAGACCGAGACCAATACACAG GTAACTGCGCCCATTACCAGAAAGGAGGTTGGTGGTACTACACCTGTGCTCATTCAAACCTGAATGGAGTGTGGTACAAAGGAGGGCACTATCGTAGCAAGTACCAAGATGGAGTTTACTGGGCTGAATTCCGTGGAGGAGCCTACTCTTTAAAGAGTGTAGTGATGATGATGCGTCCAAGCTAG